The Alphaproteobacteria bacterium US3C007 genomic interval TTCAATCCGGCCACGACCAGCTTGTAGATTATTTGACATCGATGTCAGGTTTGAAACTGTGTTGTCTAGACGGTTACTGTATGCGCCCAATTTAGCACGTTGAGTGTTCAGTGTTTCAAGCGCGGTGTCGATTTGAGTTAAAACGGCGGCTTTATCTGTAGCACTTAACGCTTCAAATGTAGAACTACTGATGTCAAGACCTGATGATTTAGTCACCACAACTTTGCCAGCGTCACCACCGGTACCAACTGATGCAGTAATTCCCGCGATCTTTGTGGCATTTATTTTGTCGACCATATGTTGGATCATACCAGTTTTGTTATCTGAATAACCGTCTGTCGCATTTTGCACGCTTATTTCTGTGCCTTCAACGTTGAGTGTAAACGTTTCCCCAGCATCAAATGTTGCACCTACTGTAATCTTGCCTCCTGATTCAGTTAAAGTTGCAGTACCTGCTTTTACCACAGAGAATGTAGCGGCATCTGCTTGATGCGTGATTGTTATGCCAGCATCTGCGAATGCCGTGTTTGTATTTAGTTTTGCGGCAATTGCAGCCGCTTCACCCTCCGCGGAAGTGATATCAAAACCTTTTGCGTGTCCATCATCAAAAAAGTCAAAGTCAGTAGAGATTCCATCGATTACAATGGTTATCTCTGCGTCATCGGTTGCTGTAGCTGCTGTTGTTGTTTGGGTAACAGTTACTACTCCGTTGCCGTCCGGAGCTGACAAT includes:
- a CDS encoding flagellin — encoded protein: MIQHMVDKINATKIAGITASVGTGGDAGKVVVTKSSGLDISSSTFEALSATDKAAVLTQIDTALETLNTQRAKLGAYSNRLDNTVSNLTSMSNNLQAGRGRIEDADFAAETTNLAKSQILQQASTAMLAQANASKQNVLSLLQG